TCACCCAGATTCCATGTGGTGGTGAAACTAAGATCACTTTTTTGCCCATAGCCAAATCCCAGATTGCTTGGAGCAATTCCGTTACTTGTCAAATAGCTACTTAGGCTAGGAAAACCAGCAATTTCAGTTACATTCGCAGTTCTGGTTGCACCGCTAGAAGGTACTTCAGGGCTTCCCTGCCGACCAGTTGTGTAATAAGGAGCGCCATTACCAGATGCATTTAAACTGATATCTCGATGACCATAATCTGGGGCAGAGGAATCAAGATTGAAGAAAGCTGAATAACCCTGCTTTTCGGACGGGGTTCCTAACAAATTTAATCTATAGGCAGAATCGATTGGTCGTGAAGGAATATATTGCAATTGGTCGAAGTTAAATGTTGCCGCCTGAACAGGTAGATGTACGACGACTGCAACAGAGGTGGTTAGTCCCAGAAATATTGAAATATGGTGTGTACGCATAATTTAAGTTTTGACAAGATTTACATAACTAGGAAATAGACATGTCCTTAAAACAAAGTCTGTGGGAAAATGATACAGTGACAGAGAAATAAATGTATCAATGATGACAAATCCTTTAGTAAAAATTGAATCACATCCCCAGTCAGCAAAACGATTAATTGGTATTAACTATGAACAGTTTATTACATTAGTTGCGTTGGCAGAACAACGACATAAACAGAAACAAATAGAAATTGAAAAAAACAAAGTTCGTATTATTGCTTCTGGCGGTGGACGGAAACCAAAAATGTCTCTGAGAGAAGGGGTCTGTTTATGTCTAATTTACCTCCGGCAAAAACCAACTTTTGATATTTTAGGTTTGTTCTTTGATATATCAAAGACTAAAGCTAATGATGCGTTTAATTATTGGGTGAAGGTTTTGAGAGATATCTTACCAGCTTCTCAAATGGAAGAGGTAGAAAAAGATAGTCAGAAATATCAAGAATTGTGTAAAATTCTTTGTGAAAATGAATTGATTGTAGATAGTGCAGAGCAAGCTATAGCAAGACCTGTAGACTATCAAGAACAAAAACAGTACTACTCCGGAATATTAAGATGCATACTCTAAAAAACCAGTTCATTGTGTTGCCTAATGGAGAAGATATTGTTGACATTTATATTGGACAATTAGGAAAAACAAGCGATATTAACTTATTTCGAGAAACACGAGGTAAATTTGATTCCGAACCAAAATTTATTGGGGATAAAGCTTATATAGGAGAGCCAACAATCACCACACCTTACAAAAAACCGAGGAAGAAAGAGATTTCGGAATTACAAAAAAAAGAAAACCAGCAGTTATCGTCTAGAAGAATAGGTGTTGAGCATTTGATAGGTAAAGTAAAAATATTTCGAGTTGCTAGTGAGAAATTTCGTTTAGCTCGTCAGAAGTATAGCCAGGTTTTAAAGGCAGTTTGTGGCTTAGTAAGACTACGGCTTAATTGTTTGGTTTTACTAACCATTAATATTTAAATAATTTGATAAAAAATAAATTTTATTTCTACCGATATTTTTAGCTCTCAAGTAATAATTTAGCCAAAAATTATGCTCAAAGTCCTATTCTTGCGTATACTTAGTCTAGCGTAGGCGCAGCCCGCCGCAGGCATCGCACCTGATCATATAATCGCTGAAATCCTTTTACCATCAGCGTTTACCATTTACGGATAAGTCTAATAAACAGCAATTTTTATGTTGCAAAATCAATTGTTTACAGAAGCTTGATATGTAAAATCAAGCTTCTGTAAACAACATTCAATTACTTTACTCGATGCCGCTTACGCACAGCTAGCGCTGAACTAGCAGCCATCAAGACTGCCAACGCAGTGCTAGGCTCGATAACCTGGGTAATCGTCCTGTCTCCCTGAACGTCGCCTAACTTCAAACCAGCAATTGGTTTAGTTGCCCCTGCACTTACAAGGAAATCGCTGAACTCTTGAGTTGCAAACGCCGCAAAATTAAGCTTGACAGTTTGATTGTTAAGATCAACATTAACGGGAGCTGTGGGCACTAAAGCGAATATAGGCAAACCAGTAGTTACCGTATCTTTAACATTAAAGTCAACAGCAGGCTCGGCAGATAAGTTTCCCAACTCTAG
This genomic interval from Nostoc flagelliforme CCNUN1 contains the following:
- a CDS encoding helix-turn-helix domain-containing protein, with the translated sequence MMTNPLVKIESHPQSAKRLIGINYEQFITLVALAEQRHKQKQIEIEKNKVRIIASGGGRKPKMSLREGVCLCLIYLRQKPTFDILGLFFDISKTKANDAFNYWVKVLRDILPASQMEEVEKDSQKYQELCKILCENELIVDSAEQAIARPVDYQEQKQYYSGILRCIL
- a CDS encoding transposase family protein, translated to MHTLKNQFIVLPNGEDIVDIYIGQLGKTSDINLFRETRGKFDSEPKFIGDKAYIGEPTITTPYKKPRKKEISELQKKENQQLSSRRIGVEHLIGKVKIFRVASEKFRLARQKYSQVLKAVCGLVRLRLNCLVLLTINI